The Chryseolinea soli genome contains a region encoding:
- a CDS encoding acyltransferase family protein: MNYVKNLDGIRGFAIVLVMFFHYDYLIEAGWVGVQLFFVLSGFLITTILMQDRQDQPLGHYLKGFYWRRTLRIFPIYYLYLLIVALVYAKFHTPEDFKQTAPFLFTYTYNLFPLVYEFSFDIFFTHFWSLSIEEQFYLFWPIIVYFLSTRQLRVLLVVMILVAPVIRFWLANYLLDDGISKDFTEQIVYRFTFSQWDAFAFGAAIPVFGLQATSFNPYKLLVAGMVMFVGFGIFNYRMLLAEGENVGLTSFGFPLGVLNNYQHVWSYSLLSLVCMGFILICVKYSHNIVVKTVFGNPLMVFLGKISYGLYVYHWVIWMAFGRFLKPYFSFPLLGFVCYSVICIGVAYLSFVLIEKPLLSFKNKFFHRNQIAT, from the coding sequence TTGAATTACGTTAAAAATCTTGACGGAATCCGTGGGTTTGCCATTGTGCTGGTAATGTTCTTTCATTACGATTATCTGATCGAGGCCGGTTGGGTAGGCGTACAGTTGTTCTTTGTTCTTTCCGGTTTCCTCATCACCACCATCCTGATGCAGGACAGGCAAGACCAGCCCTTGGGTCATTACCTGAAAGGCTTTTACTGGCGCCGGACGCTTCGCATATTTCCCATTTACTATTTGTACCTGCTGATCGTGGCGTTGGTGTACGCCAAATTTCATACGCCCGAGGACTTCAAACAAACGGCACCGTTCCTGTTCACCTACACCTACAACTTGTTCCCGCTGGTGTATGAATTCAGTTTCGACATCTTCTTCACGCACTTCTGGTCGCTTTCCATTGAGGAGCAATTTTATCTTTTCTGGCCCATCATCGTCTATTTCCTCTCCACGCGGCAACTGCGCGTGCTGCTGGTGGTCATGATCCTGGTGGCGCCCGTGATCCGGTTTTGGCTGGCCAACTACTTGCTGGACGATGGGATCTCCAAAGATTTTACGGAACAGATCGTCTATCGCTTCACGTTTAGTCAATGGGATGCGTTCGCCTTTGGGGCGGCCATACCCGTATTTGGCCTCCAGGCGACGTCGTTCAACCCCTACAAGCTGTTGGTGGCGGGGATGGTGATGTTCGTCGGGTTCGGAATATTCAATTACAGGATGTTACTGGCAGAAGGCGAGAACGTAGGGCTTACGTCTTTCGGATTCCCGTTGGGCGTGCTGAACAACTACCAGCACGTGTGGTCCTATTCGCTCCTCAGCCTGGTTTGTATGGGCTTTATCCTGATCTGTGTGAAATACAGCCACAACATCGTGGTAAAAACCGTGTTTGGGAACCCGCTCATGGTGTTCCTGGGCAAGATCTCCTATGGCCTCTATGTCTATCATTGGGTCATCTGGATGGCCTTTGGCAGATTTCTTAAACCTTATTTCTCTTTCCCTTTACTGGGTTTTGTCTGCTACAGTGTTATTTGCATCGGCGTAGCCTATCTCAGTTTTGTTTTGATCGAAAAGCCGCTGCTGTCCTTTAAAAATAAGTTTTTCCATCGTAACCAAATCGCGACATGA
- a CDS encoding class I SAM-dependent methyltransferase, giving the protein MIQTNELVSFLKLKTVHSGFLDQIKVSYRPLICPFDELLNEVKDAQSAFDIGCGSGQFALLLAEFTSIKRIGGIEIDKRLITNARELLQPYSGKVTTDFQPYDGSTLPDAMKEYDLIFLIDVLHHIPVAYQESFIKKVYDHMRPGARFIVKDINGGSPFVLFNKMHDLIFAREIGHEWSMKRLIDTAQQAGFKILSTSKKQIYVYPHYTVILTK; this is encoded by the coding sequence ATGATTCAGACCAACGAGTTGGTTTCTTTTTTGAAATTGAAGACCGTGCATTCGGGATTCTTGGATCAAATTAAAGTCAGCTACCGCCCCCTGATCTGCCCTTTCGACGAATTGCTCAATGAAGTGAAAGACGCCCAAAGCGCGTTCGACATCGGTTGTGGCTCGGGCCAGTTCGCCTTGTTGCTGGCCGAATTCACCAGCATCAAAAGGATCGGTGGCATCGAGATCGACAAACGCCTCATCACCAACGCCCGCGAACTGCTGCAACCCTACAGCGGCAAGGTGACCACCGATTTCCAGCCCTATGATGGCAGCACGCTGCCGGATGCCATGAAGGAATACGACCTGATCTTTTTGATCGACGTGCTCCATCACATTCCCGTAGCCTACCAGGAGTCCTTCATCAAAAAAGTATATGACCACATGCGCCCCGGTGCGCGGTTCATCGTGAAAGACATCAACGGCGGCAGCCCTTTCGTGCTCTTCAACAAGATGCACGACCTCATCTTCGCCCGCGAGATCGGCCACGAATGGTCCATGAAACGCCTCATCGATACGGCCCAACAAGCCGGTTTTAAGATCCTTAGCACGAGTAAAAAGCAAATCTATGTTTATCCCCACTACACCGTCATCCTCACGAAATAA
- a CDS encoding PorP/SprF family type IX secretion system membrane protein, protein MQKFTLVSILLLLTLSATAQQYPFYTQWIFNPYTINPSMVAAGRRTEANVSYRQQWTGIKDGPRTMQFDLQHPIDPRMAIGLSVYNDRTVLLSATSAMLTFGYKVPIATNHSVGFGISAGIFSNRIRQEEISNVDSNDPAILNSTNNNFAFNGQFGVNYTFKNLTLGFSMLQLVDHQTLSEDNFQKVTFSQLKNKIAFATYRFNLVTDTWALQPSFSYRFNENNLNLYEAGAFVSYKNILDVGGGYRQYFGPNAMLRVHIKDIEIGFAYDFPTPNMQVSTGGSNEVQLKWRFGKFVDPVSRKTKKQSSTIKQDAVTQAPVPPPVEPEKKEEETVDTKSTDTTAAQTAVAEPTTPERRPSWQDHMEVDDKLPGNYYYLIVGTFKKQSNANKLVRNMAEDGVQAEVKKVDDYYYVHISKYKTKIITLDRVMEIRHQTPYADAWYKRLE, encoded by the coding sequence ATGCAGAAATTTACCCTCGTTTCGATACTGCTACTCCTAACCTTGTCGGCGACTGCGCAACAGTATCCTTTCTATACCCAATGGATCTTTAATCCATACACGATAAATCCGTCGATGGTTGCGGCGGGGCGGCGCACGGAGGCCAACGTATCGTATCGTCAGCAATGGACGGGCATCAAGGACGGTCCGCGTACGATGCAGTTCGACCTTCAGCATCCGATCGACCCGCGTATGGCGATTGGGTTGAGCGTGTATAACGATCGTACCGTACTCTTATCGGCCACGTCGGCTATGCTCACCTTCGGGTATAAAGTGCCCATCGCTACGAACCACTCGGTGGGCTTTGGTATTTCTGCTGGCATCTTCTCAAATCGTATCCGGCAAGAGGAAATCTCCAATGTCGACTCCAACGACCCGGCCATTCTCAACAGCACCAACAATAATTTTGCTTTCAACGGACAATTCGGCGTGAACTACACGTTCAAGAACCTGACCCTCGGTTTTTCCATGTTGCAACTGGTGGATCACCAGACGCTTTCCGAAGACAATTTCCAGAAGGTGACGTTCAGCCAACTGAAGAACAAGATCGCTTTTGCCACCTATCGCTTTAACCTGGTGACCGACACGTGGGCCCTGCAACCATCGTTTTCGTATCGCTTTAATGAAAACAATCTGAACCTGTACGAAGCCGGCGCCTTTGTGTCGTATAAAAATATACTCGATGTGGGAGGTGGCTACCGCCAGTATTTTGGGCCCAACGCCATGCTGCGGGTACACATCAAGGATATCGAGATCGGCTTTGCCTACGACTTCCCTACCCCGAACATGCAAGTATCTACCGGTGGTTCGAATGAAGTGCAATTGAAGTGGCGCTTTGGCAAGTTTGTCGACCCCGTCTCGCGCAAGACCAAGAAGCAGAGCTCCACCATTAAACAGGATGCCGTGACACAAGCGCCCGTGCCGCCTCCCGTAGAACCGGAGAAGAAAGAAGAGGAAACCGTCGACACCAAGAGCACCGATACCACCGCCGCCCAAACCGCCGTGGCCGAGCCCACTACTCCGGAGCGCAGACCCTCGTGGCAAGACCACATGGAAGTGGACGACAAACTGCCCGGCAATTATTACTACCTCATTGTGGGAACGTTCAAAAAGCAATCCAATGCCAACAAGCTGGTGCGCAACATGGCTGAAGACGGCGTACAAGCTGAAGTGAAAAAAGTGGATGACTACTACTACGTGCACATCAGCAAATACAAAACCAAGATCATCACGTTAGACCGCGTCATGGAGATACGGCATCAGACACCGTATGCCGACGCATGGTACAAACGACTTGAATAA